Proteins found in one Quercus robur chromosome 2, dhQueRobu3.1, whole genome shotgun sequence genomic segment:
- the LOC126714323 gene encoding protein SET DOMAIN GROUP 40: MEEQEQEEGVIMVELERFLKWAADLGISDSTNDDFDAHTDTRSCGCLGHSLSLSYFPQAGGRGLGASRDLRKGELILRVPKSAFMTKDTLFNKLSLPLQKLNTHASSLSSTQIFTVCLLHEMGKGKSSWWHPYLIHMPRSYDLLSTFCEFHVKALQVDDAIWAAEKAISKAKSEWQQANQLMELLQLKPQFLTFKAWLWAAATISSRTLHIPWDQAGCLCPVGDLFNYAAPGEETLDSEDVDSWMCASSFQVASLSNGDCTHKSDVVQFDPHFQRLIDGGFEEDVAAYCFYARQDYKKGEQVLLCYGTYTNLELLEHYGFILNENPNDKVFIPLEPEIYSSSSWPKESLYIHQNGKPSFSFLSALRLWATPPNKRRSLGHLAYSGSQLSVDNEIVVMKWTAKKCNTILKNLPTSIKEDSLLLSAINEIQDLDTLLELGKEFSTSRDEIQAFIKANNLQNVETGSNLLLSRKTRRSMDRWNLAIQWRLRYKKILLDCISYCSEIIDSLSPKNISTLRIEQG, translated from the exons atggaggAGCAGGAGCAGGAAGAAGGAGTCATTATGGTGGAGCTGGAAAGGTTTCTGAAGTGGGCAGCAGACCTTGGAATTTCAGACTCCACCAATGATGATTTTGATGCCCACACTGACACTCGTTCTTGTGGCTGTTTGGGCCATTCTCTGTCCCTCTCTTATTTTCCTCAAGCAGGAGGTCGAGGTTTGGGTGCTTCGCGTGATCTTAGAAAAGGAGAACTCATTCTCAGAGTTCCCAAATCTGCTTTCATGACCAAAGATACCCTTTTCAacaaactctctcttcctctccaaaAACTCAACACTCACGcttcttctctctcctccacTCAG ATATTCACTGTCTGCTTATTACACGAAATGGGTAAAGGAAAGAGTTCATGGTGGCACCCTTATCTCATCCACATGCCTCGCTCTTATGATCTTTTATCAACATTTTGTGAATTCCACGTGAAAGCTCTGCaa GTTGATGATGCTATCTGGGCTGCTGAAAAGGCCATATCAAAGGCTAAATCCGAGTGGCAACAAGCTAATCAACTCATGGAACTACTTCAGCTTAAGCCTCAATTTCTAACTTTCAAGGCATGGCTTTGGGCTGCTGCAACT ATATCCTCACGGACGTTGCATATACCATGGGATCAAGCTGGATGTTTATGTCCTGTGGGAGACTTATTTAATTATGCTGCACCAGGAGAGGAGACATTGGATTCTGAAGATGTAGACAGTTGGATGTGTGCCTCATCCTTTCAGGTCGCTTCTCTGTCAAATGGCGACTGTACACATAAGTCGGATGTGGTGCAATTCGATCCTCATTTTCAGAGGTTAATTGATGGTGGGTTCGAGGAGGATGTTGCTGCATATTGCTTCTATGCTCGGCAAGATTATAAAAAAGGAGAGCAG GTTCTTTTATGCTATGGGACATACACAAATTTAGAGCTGCTTGAACATTATGGGTTTATTCTAAATGAAAATCCAAATGACAAAGTGTTTATTCCCTTGGAACCTGAAATTTATTCTTCCAGTTCATGGCCAAAGGAGTCCCTATATATTCATCAAAATGGAAAGCCATCTTTCTCCTTCTTGTCTGCTTTGCGATTATGGGCAACCCCACCAAATAAGCGGAGATCTCTTGGACACCTTGCTTATTCAGGCTCTCAACTCTCAGTAGACAATGAGATAGTTGTCATGAAGTGGACAGCAAAGAAATGCAATACCATTTTGAAGAATTTGCCAACATCAATTAAAGAAGACAGTTTGCTACTAAGTGCTATCAATGAGATCCAAGATCTCGATACTCTTTTGGAGCTTGGCAAGGAGTTTTCCACTTCTAGAGACGAGATTCAGGCATTCATAAAAGCCAATAATTTGCAAAATGTAGAAACTGGTAGTAACTTACTTTTGTCCAGGAAAACAAGAAGGTCTATGGACAGATGGAATTTGGCTATCCAGTGGAGGCTCAGATACAAGAAAATACTTCTTGATTGTATTTCTTATTGCAGTGAAATCATTGATTCTCTCTCGCCGAAAAATATTTCTACCTTGAGAATTGAACAAGGCTGA